Proteins encoded by one window of Superficieibacter sp. HKU1:
- the xylA gene encoding xylose isomerase, with the protein MQAYFDQLDRVRYEGPTSKNPLAFRHYNPDELVLGKRMEDHLRFAACYWHTFCWNGADMFGVGSFDRPWQKPGEALELAKRKADVAFEFFHKLNVPYYCFHDVDVSPEGGSLKEYLRNFAEMMDYLGEKQQQSGVKLLWGTANCFTHPRYGAGAATNPDPEVFSWAATQVVTAMNATHKLGGENYVLWGGREGYETLLNTDLRQEREQIGRFMQMVVDHKHKIGFQGTLLIEPKPQEPTKHQYDYDVATVYGFLRQFGLEKEIKVNIEANHATLAGHSFHHEIASAIALGIFGSVDANRGDPQLGWDTDQFPNSVEENALVMYEILKAGGLTTGGLNFDAKVRRQSTDKYDLFYGHIGAMDTMAMALKIAAQMVEDGELDRRVAKRYSGWNGELGQQILKGQLSLADIAKYAEQHNLAPQHQSGHQELLENVVNGYLFNK; encoded by the coding sequence ATGCAAGCTTATTTTGACCAACTGGATCGCGTTCGTTACGAAGGACCCACATCAAAAAATCCTCTGGCGTTCCGCCACTACAACCCGGATGAACTGGTGCTGGGTAAACGCATGGAGGATCACCTGCGCTTCGCCGCCTGCTACTGGCATACTTTCTGCTGGAACGGCGCGGACATGTTCGGGGTGGGGTCCTTCGATCGTCCATGGCAGAAGCCAGGCGAGGCGCTGGAACTGGCAAAACGTAAAGCTGATGTCGCGTTTGAATTTTTCCATAAGCTCAATGTGCCGTACTACTGCTTTCACGATGTGGATGTTTCGCCGGAAGGTGGCTCGCTGAAAGAATATCTGCGTAATTTTGCCGAAATGATGGATTACCTGGGCGAAAAACAACAGCAAAGCGGCGTGAAGTTGCTGTGGGGGACAGCCAACTGCTTTACCCACCCACGTTATGGTGCAGGCGCAGCCACTAACCCGGATCCAGAGGTCTTCAGTTGGGCGGCCACTCAGGTGGTGACGGCAATGAATGCCACGCACAAGTTGGGCGGTGAAAACTACGTTCTGTGGGGCGGTCGTGAAGGGTATGAAACCCTGCTGAATACCGATCTGCGTCAGGAGCGTGAACAAATCGGCCGCTTTATGCAGATGGTCGTGGATCATAAACATAAAATTGGTTTCCAGGGCACATTGTTGATCGAACCAAAACCGCAGGAGCCAACGAAGCACCAGTACGACTATGACGTGGCAACCGTCTACGGTTTCCTCAGGCAGTTTGGTCTGGAAAAAGAGATCAAAGTGAACATTGAAGCTAACCATGCCACGCTGGCGGGCCACTCTTTCCATCATGAAATTGCGTCAGCGATTGCACTGGGGATCTTTGGTTCCGTCGATGCTAACCGTGGCGATCCGCAGCTTGGCTGGGATACCGATCAGTTCCCGAACAGCGTGGAAGAGAATGCGCTGGTGATGTATGAAATCCTCAAAGCGGGTGGTTTAACGACGGGTGGCCTGAACTTTGACGCCAAAGTGCGTCGCCAGAGTACAGATAAATATGACCTTTTTTACGGGCATATTGGTGCGATGGATACCATGGCAATGGCGCTGAAAATCGCAGCGCAAATGGTTGAAGATGGCGAGCTGGATCGGCGAGTGGCGAAACGCTACAGCGGCTGGAACGGCGAACTGGGTCAGCAGATCCTCAAAGGTCAGCTAAGTCTTGCCGACATTGCAAAATACGCTGAGCAGCACAACCTGGCTCCGCAGCATCAAAGCGGTCATCAGGAACTGCTGGAGAATGTGGTTAACGGCTATCTTTTCAACAAATAA
- the xylB gene encoding xylulokinase, which yields MYIGIDLGTSGVKAILLDEQGNVVASQTEKLTVSRLHPLWSEQDPEHWWLATDRAIKALGAQHSLRAVKAIGIAGQMHGATLLDHQQRVLRPAILWNDGRCGEECAMLEAKVPESRAITGNLMMPGFTAPKLLWVQRHEPDVFRQIDKVLLPKDYLRLRLRMTGEFASDMSDAAGTMWMDVKKRDWSDEMLAACQLTRAQMPALFEGSEITGSLLPDVADAWNMSAVPVVAGGGDNAAGAVGVGMADVGQAMLSLGTSGVYFAVSNGFLSKPESAVHSFCHALPARWHLMSVMLSAASCLDWAAKLTGLNSVPALIAAAQEADENAGAVWFLPYLSGERTPHNNPQAKGVFFGLTHQHGPAELACSVLEGVGYALADGIDAVHACGVTPESITLIGGGARSAWWRQMLANITGHQMDYRTGGDVGPALGAARLAQLAMNPERPLSELLPQLPLEQTHLPDAARHARYGERRETFHQIYQQLLPLMS from the coding sequence ATGTATATCGGGATAGATCTGGGAACCTCCGGCGTAAAAGCCATCTTGCTGGACGAACAGGGAAATGTCGTGGCGTCTCAGACAGAGAAACTGACCGTTTCACGCCTGCATCCTTTATGGTCGGAGCAGGATCCTGAGCACTGGTGGCTGGCGACGGATCGCGCCATAAAAGCGTTAGGCGCGCAGCATTCCTTGCGTGCTGTAAAGGCAATCGGTATCGCCGGGCAAATGCACGGCGCGACGCTGCTCGATCATCAACAGCGCGTGCTGCGCCCGGCAATCCTGTGGAATGATGGCCGCTGCGGCGAGGAGTGCGCCATGCTGGAGGCGAAGGTGCCTGAGTCCCGCGCGATTACTGGCAACCTGATGATGCCGGGGTTTACGGCACCCAAACTCCTGTGGGTGCAGCGCCATGAACCCGACGTTTTTCGCCAGATTGACAAGGTACTGCTACCCAAAGATTATCTGCGTCTGCGTCTGCGCATGACGGGCGAGTTTGCCAGCGATATGTCAGATGCCGCGGGTACGATGTGGATGGATGTGAAAAAGCGTGACTGGAGCGATGAAATGCTTGCAGCCTGCCAGCTCACCCGCGCGCAGATGCCCGCGCTCTTTGAAGGAAGTGAAATTACCGGCAGTTTGTTGCCAGACGTTGCGGATGCGTGGAATATGTCCGCCGTGCCGGTGGTCGCTGGCGGCGGTGACAATGCCGCGGGGGCGGTTGGCGTCGGTATGGCGGACGTCGGCCAGGCGATGCTTTCGCTGGGTACCTCCGGCGTCTATTTTGCCGTCAGTAACGGATTTTTAAGTAAGCCGGAAAGTGCAGTGCACAGTTTCTGCCATGCGCTACCAGCACGCTGGCATTTAATGTCCGTGATGCTTAGTGCGGCATCCTGCCTCGACTGGGCGGCGAAACTTACCGGGCTGAATTCGGTGCCTGCGCTGATCGCCGCGGCACAGGAAGCAGATGAAAATGCAGGCGCTGTCTGGTTCCTGCCCTATCTCTCTGGCGAACGGACGCCGCACAATAATCCGCAGGCAAAAGGCGTCTTTTTTGGTCTGACCCATCAGCATGGACCGGCTGAACTGGCCTGTTCGGTGCTGGAAGGGGTTGGATATGCGCTGGCGGACGGTATTGATGCGGTTCATGCCTGCGGTGTGACACCTGAAAGTATCACCCTGATTGGCGGCGGTGCGCGTAGCGCCTGGTGGCGTCAGATGCTGGCCAATATTACGGGTCATCAGATGGATTATCGCACCGGCGGCGACGTTGGTCCCGCGCTGGGCGCAGCCAGGCTGGCTCAGCTGGCGATGAATCCGGAGCGTCCGCTATCCGAACTTCTGCCACAACTGCCGCTTGAACAAACGCATCTGCCTGATGCCGCTCGTCACGCCCGCTATGGCGAACGACGTGAAACCTTCCACCAGATCTACCAGCAACTGCTGCCGCTGATGTCCTGA